In Euzebyales bacterium, the genomic window CTGACCGACGAACCGCAGGTCGTCATCTCGGCGCCACGCCCCGGTGTCGTCTACGAGTTGGACATCACGGGGCTGGTCGAGTGGGCGGCCGCCGCGGACGCGTCGATCGTCATCCGCCCTGCGGTCGGGGACTTCCTCCCCGGTGGCTCACCGATGATCGATGTCTACGACGACGGCGACGAGCACGACGCCATCGTGGGATTCGTCCGGCTCGATCCCGAGCGCACGATCACCGACGACGTCGGCTTCGGGTTCCGGCTGCTGATCGACATCGCGGAGAACGCCCTGTCGCCAGGGGTCAACGATCCGACGACCGCCGTGCAGTGCCTCGACCAGATCCACGATCTGCTCCGTCGGCTGGCGACCCGGCACATCCCGAGCGGATGGCACGCGGACGGCGACGGCACGCCGCGGGTCTACGTGCAGCCACGTACCTGGGAGGGCTACGTCGACCTGGCATGCAACGAGATCCGGATCTTCGGCGAAGGTGACATGCAGATCGCCCGCCGCATGCGGCACATGCTGCTCGACCTGCGGGCCGTCTGCCCACCGTGTCGACGCGAACCGATCGATCGGGCGCTCGAACTGCTCGACGAATCGGTCGAGCGCGGGTTCGCGTCCGCCGAGGACCGGGCCATGGCGTGCCGGCCTGACGCCCAGGGCCTCGGGGGCGGGCCGAACAGCTGACGACCCGGTAGCAGACGCCCGTCGCTGCTCGCGTCCCCGTGCGCGACACTTGGCGGACGCTGCCCATGGGGAGGAGCGTCCGGGTGGACAACTGGCGGGTACGCGCGCGTAGGGTGATCTTCGAAGCCGACACGCCCGGCGGCCGGGCGTTCGACGTCGTGCTGCTGGTCCTGATCGTGTGCAGCGTGCTGCTGGTCATGGTCGAGAGCATCACGACGTTCCGCCGCGAGCACGCTACGACGCTGCTGGCGCTCGAGTGGGTCGTGACGATCCTGTTCACCCTCGAGTACGTCGCGCGCCTGGTCACCGCCGAGCGCCCCGGCCGGTACGCCCGCAGCTTCTTCGGCATCATCGATCTGCTGGCGATCCTGCCCGTCTACATCAGCCTCGTGATCCCGGGCGCCCAGTCGCTGCTGGTCGTCCGGTCGCTGCGGCTGCTGCGGGTGTTCCGCGT contains:
- a CDS encoding DUF2254 domain-containing protein, whose amino-acid sequence is MARQSLALPSQQWYRRGRLWVAPTTGATIAVLAGVALLLIDNYFITADTLVPPKYLGSPETARALLSVTATSIATLTALVLTIVTVMVQLASDKYSHRALRTFLQDRHSHLTLGVFVGTFTFAVLALLGLDATIEDGVVVGLTIPAAFGLAVVTIGIFVSYIDHIVHAVRGTSIITRIGSDTRGEIDRLHPDPIDADVSDVSGELTDEPQVVISAPRPGVVYELDITGLVEWAAAADASIVIRPAVGDFLPGGSPMIDVYDDGDEHDAIVGFVRLDPERTITDDVGFGFRLLIDIAENALSPGVNDPTTAVQCLDQIHDLLRRLATRHIPSGWHADGDGTPRVYVQPRTWEGYVDLACNEIRIFGEGDMQIARRMRHMLLDLRAVCPPCRREPIDRALELLDESVERGFASAEDRAMACRPDAQGLGGGPNS